Below is a genomic region from Rhineura floridana isolate rRhiFlo1 chromosome 5, rRhiFlo1.hap2, whole genome shotgun sequence.
cctgcccagatcagccacacagggccttctctccgtcccaccaacgaaaacagctaggttggtggggactagagagagggcattctcagtggcggcccccactctttggaactccctcccgttcgatcttcgccatgccccttccctagatacatttcgccgagccttgaaaacatggctctttggacaggcctttgggatccccggggtgggctaatttctttatattgttttaaaactgtctattgatggccctaaactgttctgtactgctgcttttaaaatgattattgttgactgcactgtattttattatgtatttatattgtatttgaactttaatgttgtacgtcgcctagagtggtttcggccagataggcgacacaaaaattaaatttattattattattttaacaggAGTACAATAACTTCCTACACTGCCTTAGATGAGAAGCATCCAGAGGTTAAAGATACCTGGAATTTGCACTCAGATTAAGCTAAGTGAAGAGAAAGCAAATGGCTGATTCATATTAAAGGCAAAGTCAGGGCTTCCTCCAGACTTCAACAATGCAGCTAAGAATTTCCACTGGACTGCTCCAACATTCTTCTAAGTTTAACTATAAAAGTACCACAATTAttcatatatattaaaaagtgtaTTGATAGCATTCTAAGTGAATGCCTTTCAAGCTCAGCCAAGTAAAGTTTTTTGGTAATGTTTCAAAATGccactttagaggaggaaaagAAGAAGCATCACAGGCCAAAAGAGCACTCAGGTTAGATGGCAGGATGCCTTagaaagagaaaacaaacaaGCAGGAGTAGTAGTGTTACAAGTCCCATAATCTTCGGATATAAACCCAAACACTTGCTCAGGCTCACAAATAAAGCTCTGTTCTGAATTCCACTGTCATTAGATCAACGGCTTCAAGGAGGAATAGGATTTCTTAATGGTGGGCTTTTCTCCCCAGAAAAGCTCACCAggccatctctttctctctcttcccctccctttcaacatttaaaaagagcagagcaatcctatggtggtggtggtggtgacactCCATGTGCACTGCAGGCTCACTGCAGCCACGTGGGAGGATGAGATTTTTCctatttgttttttgctttttttaaatcccTCCCAATTGTGGTCAGTGAGAGAGCATATCTGTGCATATAGGGGGCTGTTGCTTTgtgagggatctcctaacaactctcagcaccattaacaaagtacagttcccaggattctttggggaaagccatgactgttaaagtggcgtTAAGAgcgctttaaatggatggtgtggatgtggccagtctTGGGATTGAATCCAATGTTATTCACACTCAGAGGAAATCAATTAAATCAATTAAATTTAATGGACATTacataggtccattaatttcaatgggtctactgtgaataAAACTTAAGTCCGATACAACACTTGGACTATAGAGGCCTATATTCAAATTGACATTCAACCATGAAGATCAGTAAGTTACTATTGCTCAAAGTTACTGTTTCACTGGTTTGCAAGGGTGGAATTGGAAAAATGTGATGTGCTAGTATCACCCCGAGCTCCTCAGGCGACAGGTGGAATTTTGGAAGTATGTTACCCTGGTCCTGTTTGATCTGCTGTTGAATCGCTCTATTTGTTTTCATGATATTATTCTGGGCTGAACTGCTATTGGTGTTGCCATTATTTATTTTCCAGTGCTACTTTTTatgatattaatttatttatttatcaacatttataccctgcctttcttttcatgatagaaacccatgacggcttacatatggttcccacggagtctcctatccaggcactgaccagacctgaccctgcttagcttcagcagggtgctggccttgtgtgccttcagaccatagcctgggactatgatATTTTACTGAGAGTTACATTTTTAATCAAATGTTGCAATTTTATACTTGCAATCTGGCTTGTGAGGACCTGACCTGAAAAGACAGCGTAAAAGCGAcaacagaacaaacaaacaaataaaatgtgatcattttttaaaaagatgagcaATATTACAATAAAGAGATATGGGGAATATGGCAGACGGCACTTACGGAGCTCTTCCCGATGCCTCTCGGTCTGTTCAAAATACTGGCGGAGCTCTTCAGTAATTTCCATATTGCTCAGGTCATACTCTATGTCCCTTTCATCTTCAGATTCTGTCTCCATTTCAGAATCCCTCTCCACTTCCTCTCTTCTACTGGTATTATGAGGGCTATGTTGAGGCTCGGGAGGGAGCCAGGCTTTACTGCCTTGGGTGAAGGCCTGATAGGATCCAGCCCTCAAGGGATCACCTTCATCCCAGTCAGGGTAGCGTCTGCTGGAATGATTTTCAGAAGGACAAAATGGTAGGTTGTACAAGGACTCCATGGCTTTCCTGTAGGCATTTTGGTGCCTGTACATCCACTCCATGGCTTGgttgtaatgtttccagtatcTTGCATAGACTTTTTGTGAATACCATGGCCCTTTCTCTTGAGGCACTGAATCCCCCTAAAAACATGGGCAGAGATACCAAATCAATATTTATAAGAACTTACTCCTCAAAGGGAAAAAAAAGGATATCTGATCTTATGTACAAGGAAATGATCTGCCATAGAAGTTTAGCCATACAGAACGCCCCCATCCTCCCCCCAAATTAAACTATGCAGTTCATTTCTGCCACTAATTCAGAAAATTATACATCTTTGTGccaatggaaaaaatggaaatggattgccttcaagtcgatcccgacttatggcgaccctacgaataggcttttcatggtaagcggtattcagagggggcttaccattgccttcctctgaggctgagaggcaatgactggcccaaggtcacccagtgagcgtcatggctgtgtggggattcgaaccctggtctcccagatcctagtccaacactctaaccactacgccacactggctctctttgtgACAATAGGCCAgagcaagttacttttttgaactacaactcccatcagcccagtccagtggccatgctagctggggctgatgggagttgtagttcaaaaaagtaacttttccaagctctgcaacaggCCAGTCAAAAACAAGGGGCTCTGCCAGTTTCTCCTGTACACCTGGAAACCCAAGACATCCAAAAGCCACATTACATTTAGAATAACATGCAACCCAAAGGAAGGAAAGCAGACTAATctacctcttatttatttatttatttaaaaattggtgtttcaTCCAAAATGGATTTCAGGGAGGTAGACAAAGAAATTTAATATTACAAAAATAACTTTAACACAAAttcacaatacaatacaataaaagtaaCAGGAACTTGCCACAAGTTGCTAGGCTCAGATCACCTACAATTAAAGCAGCCACCATGAGCCTGAGATAGAATGAGCTGCAAGAAAACAGTGAAAGATGCCACCAGAAAAAGGAAAAGCCCCGCTGGATCAGATAAAAGgtctatgtagtccagcatcctgttttcaaggtggccaatcagatgtttaTGGGATCAAGTAGATCATGagcgcaaaagcactctccccacttatgttcccaagcaactggtattcaatcctggaggcagaacacagccgtCATGACAAATAGCCACGAAcaaccttatccttcatgaatttgtctaatccatttTTAATGCTATCCAAATTGGTGGCATTCACTACatattgtggtagcaaattccatcagcaatttcacatttgagttctttaagaactctcaggtGTATGCCACTAGACCTGGtgatttgttaatttttaatttgtcaacAAGACCTAGATCTTTGTCTCTTATCACTACTAtattgcctcagttcttcagactcccttcctgaggAAGTTGggtcaggcacagggatctgccctaaatCTTCACAGATGCAAAACATTAATGCAGCTTTTCTACAATCTTCTTTTCTCCTCTGCCAGTCTACAAAGTACTCCAATCAGCAAATCACAATGTGTAACAGTTGAATAAAGCATTAATCTCTTTCAGTCAGCAAACACTGCCCATCAGGGTCCTTGTGGACCTAGTTACACAAACTCAACCCATTTGCTTAAGCCGCAAAGGATTCTCATATAGCTAAACAGTGGGAAGCAAGAACTATATAGCACGCAGAGATTCTCCAAGTATTTAAGCTGATAAAAAATTAGCAAGACAGCCTCAGTTTTTACATTGTCTATCCCCTTCACGATGCAGATGATCTGGGGCCTCTAAGTGAatcagaaaaaaaacagaaagagaaTCAGAAAAAGACCCCCATGCATGCAtggattttctctctccctcttcctttaagGAAGAGATCATGAGAATAGGTCCTTTGAATGATTGGTATTGCATGGAAGCCTCAGATCACATGTCGTAacatcggggtgtgtgtgtgccccacTTCTTCATCAAGTAAAGGCAATATGAATCAAGGCACTGACAGCCCTTCTTATTATGCACTAAAAAACAACAAACCAGAATTATTTTCTGTTTCACTACTATGGTGAGAAATGTTGGACTCTTATTGCAAGGTGAAAAAGCTGTCAAGTTAAACTTGATGCCATGAAGTAGCTTTCCATGTTTTATGGATATACATTTGGAAGGCAAAATGCAAATGCTACAGAACTGACTTCTGCTGTGTGAGTATTCCAACCTAAACTATTAAGAATAAATGAATTCCAAAAGTCTAATTGTATTTACTCTTGCCATTCAATTTTGACAATGAGTCTTAAGATGTCAGTCTCCTTTTGTTTATGGCTAGTTTCACTTTCTGGTTCCCATGGACTAGTAAGACACACTTTTTTGTGTTAGACATACTTGAATACAAGTAcaagtctccccctcccctcccctcccagtccaTCTCTGAAAGGctttggtgggggaggggagagccctGACAATGAGTTCGATCTgcatcccactgaagtcaatggcaaCATTCCCATTATTTTAATGGCACTGGACTGCACCAACAGCCTTTTGAAGTCAGGTTTTAAGAACAAGGACAAATTgctctaaacaatatgtttattttaatatgCAACTTTTAAACGAGTCTTTTGCATCTACATTTtatttgtaaaacaaaacaaaaccctttttttaaaaaaatcaaggaaTTTAAGATCGTCAGATAAGAATACTAAACAGACTTACAgtgaaatcctaaccatgtcaactcaGGTCGTAtttaattcagtggagcttaccctcaagtaagtggggttaggactgcaactTTACTCATATAAGCCCTGAATAGACTGAAATGAGTATTTCAGTCTAGTCTTAGTTTGGCGCTAACCCAATAAATCAGATTCAGTATACCACATTCTGGTTGCAAATAATACACCCAGTGCTGATCCCATTCAGAGCATGCTGGTAGAGCTATCTCTCAGAACTACACCATCTCAAAAAGCATATGAGTGAACTGTGTCTCACATCAAAAGCCCACTAGCCTAACTTTTTCCCTCACTTGCTAGCTTTACCCATGCAGTTTCTGACCTGGGACCTATGAACACCTCGCAGAGCCAAGCCATATCCATTTTGAAAATTAAGGGCACTAAAATGTAATTAGATTTATTTGGGGGAAAAGTTTGTTAACTTTACTCACTGAATTTTTAAGATTATATCAGCAATAGTTCAAACAGTTGGGAGAGTGGTCATTTTCAtatattccccccccctccccagcaatgTTGGAAGTGCAAAATATTATCAGCTGTTCTTTTTAACCAAAATCTTTCTCAAACGGATCTTGGTGGCGACCGCAGTGAAAAAAAGTAGAATACAGCTGCCTGATTTGCCTAGCTGTTGTTAATTTAGGAGAGGAACACAAAAGACCGTTTCAAGTAGTCAGAATTGTGATTCTGATGCTCAGCCAAAACCCTCTtttaaggggaaggaggagaggaggaggaggaagaggcaaagGGGTGGAAGTGACCATGAGAAACCTTGGAATGCTACACAGAATGTTAAGGAGAAACCCAAGTTTTATGAaacatttaaaaggaaaatatatgtatataaagcCCAGTTGAATCAATTGTATTATCATAATATTGTATCCAATTATGTCCCTCTGCTGGTGGAAGGCTCTGTAATgcaatggagatttctgtgagtTGAAGTTGATTTTTCACTGATTCCCTCTTTCTGCAGCTCCTCTCCAGACATCTTGGAACAGCATGTTAGGTGGCACAGGGGACTTCAGGAGAAAGGGGCAATTTGTGAAAAACACCTCCCCATCTTCTTGTGGCTCACATTAGCATCCACTGGATCAGTCTTGCATCAGTGGAGCAACTCAATTGGattcaatgcatttttaaaattattgttattgttattctactactactactactactactactaaagtaTGAACATATGGCCTTTTTGAGCTTTATATTATGAAAACTAGAACAGCCATTTTTTCAAGCAAGGGCAGCCAAGAATGTAAAGGATGCTTGCAGTGCTACTTTTCACAGACCTCTGTTTTGAGAATTTCATGTCTGAAGATGTGAATATCACTCAAGAATAGTTATAGGCCCATCTATTTATAATGCTGAAAGCACCATTTTGCTTCCGCTCCTATCCCCAGTTGCCTCCTTATTTACCCTGCAAGAAGTGGTCATTTTGTAGATTATACCTTCAGGTGTACACCAAAAGGCGTGGAGTGGGAATGCAACAAACAAGTGTTTGCAAATGCCAATATTGATCAGGACATTAGGGGTGGGCTGCAGCTTCTTGTCAAGTCTGAATAGGGGGAAAACCTGTGAAAGGGCCCTGAAAGAATGAAGACAGAGAAAGATTCCTCAGTTAGGGGTTCCCAGATCTGCCCGAGATCAGCTTCTTCTTGGCGAgatgggtgggggtgggtgggctttATTCATCCTCAAGTTTTTTTCTCTTCTATGCCTCTGTTCCCTCTACGTACAGGTACCCTGTCTACATGCCTCCAGTGTTCTCAGCTGGTTCCTTTCTCATGTAAGTTATAActatttattgtaagccactcagGGGATGTGAGTATTTGTATGCTGCCAGGTGTACACAACCAGCATCTGTTGGGTCCTAACACCCCATCTCCTTCATGCCTTGATCCTTTCCCCTTTACATCTTCAGAAACACCCTCTTCATGTTTCACCATTTTAAGCAGCTTGATACACTTCTTATGACACAAATCTTTAAAATGCTTGTCTGTTAAAAAGTGCTCATTAGCTGTCCATCTTATATGAATTATATGAATAATGTCTCAATTTAAAAAATGtgcccatcacacacacacacacacacaccacaaaaatGTCTGCATActtgtcccactgagttcaatggggcttacgatCAGGTAAGTGAGTGTAGGATTGAAACATAAAATAATGTCACTTGGGTTAAAAAAGCAAACTTCTGTTTGCAGTAGCTACCTTCCATGCTTGCCAGAGGCTGATTAGCAGCTTAGATATATGCTCTTGCCTGCTCATTTCGTGCCTGCCTCCTCAATCATGATATCTGACAGGCTTTTCtgttgtctctctctttctccctccccacacTTTCACTCAAGGCAAGGTGATTTGTATGTAGCCAGTGGTGGTAACCAAGAACAGCTCTCACCAGgctattagaatcatagaatcgtagagttggaaggggccttgtaggccatcgagtccaaccccctgctcacagcaggaaatccacagctagagcatctcccgcagatagctgtccagcctctgcttgaagacatccagcgaaggggatcccaccacctccctaggcagtcggttccattgccgaactgcccttactgtcaagaagttccttctaatgtccaatctgaatctacgctcctgcaacttaaaaccattagacctagtcctaccctctggggcagcagagaacaaatctgtaccctcctctatgtgacagcccttcaggtacttaaagagtgtattCTGACATCTTTTCCTTTCTCTCATTTTAGAGGACCTTTGGCAAGGCAGACTCTACACATATGGATTATAATTTAAATAATGAATAAAGTAGATAAATGGATCTTAAATGTCTGGTAACCTCTTCTGTATTTAAGCATTTTGTAAGTCTTTTAGGTGTTTTGTAAAAAGCAGtgagtgttattattattaaaatgcatattaggtACTTGAACATGCAATTTGAATACCTCTGTTTACCAAACTGAAATATGCTAAAAAccataaacaaatataaaaaataatctTACCATGATCTATGGAATGTGTACCAGCAACTGACACAACCTAAAAGACAGGGGAAAATAAAAAATGTGAAGATATCAAATGTTAACACAAAAGTAAGCCTGTAGCCAGTTAAGTTTCCAGGTTTAGTTCAAGGTGCTagctttgacctttaaaacccaagGTGGTTTAGTGCTAGGGTACCTCTGGAGTTTCTTCTCATATATGAACCTCCTAGGACCTAGACCAACTGAAGCATGCTAGGTAGCTACAAGGAGCAAACACTTTTTTTGGATGGCACTTGTACATGGAATCCCTTTCTGAAACAAGGCCTGTCATGTCAAAACAACCTTCAAGGTGTTTTGCAAACAGGTGGCATTGTTCTACAAGGCTTCTGGAATGGATTAGTTTTATTCCCATTTATTTATAATAAAGAAATATAATCTTGGTTGCTGATCATGATCACTAAGTTTTAACTGAAGttgggttgggttttttaaatttgcattacTGCTTTTGACACCCACTGTGATCTTCCTGGAAGACCTTTGATTGACTGAGAGGATGGCATGTGAATTTAGAAAGAAGCAATGCCTTGTTTGTTGGACTGGGGCAACAATTTCCCTTTGTCCAGTACATGTGATTTTAAGTCTGGCAGCACAATCATTTGGTTACTGAATTCCAccatgttcagtggggcttgcacgCAGGTGTGAACAGGATTGTGGCCTGTGCCTCTAGGACAATAGGACAGGGCCTATGTCCATTTATAAACCTTACAGCATCAAGCACACTGTCGTTACTAAAAAAGTTAAGACAGCAGTAGCAGTAGGTGGGTCCCAAAGAAAGACATTGGCAGGAATATTGGCAAAACAAGAGTTTAAATGCATAGGGTTTACACCAATATTACACTTCTGCACTGTAAACAATGAGGGGTGTGGTATAAAAGCTGCATGGGGTACAAGAAGAAAACCCTATTATCTTTTGCAGCAGGAATTTTTCCATCACTTAGCCCAGCAGATCTGAATGAAAGGAGATGGGTGATATCAGGATGACCTCCATTCATCTGAAATGCAAATGAGGAAGCTACTACAAGGCAGCACAAAGGCACAGCTAGCACAATTGTACAGCAGAAAGAGTGAGAGATTGAGGTTGATCATTCCTCACTAACCCTTCCCCCAAAGGTGCTGAGGTTCATACACTCTTGCTGACAGACTACTGCTCACATGGGAAAAGAACCGAA
It encodes:
- the GEMIN8 gene encoding gem-associated protein 8; the encoded protein is MGDSVPQEKGPWYSQKVYARYWKHYNQAMEWMYRHQNAYRKAMESLYNLPFCPSENHSSRRYPDWDEGDPLRAGSYQAFTQGSKAWLPPEPQHSPHNTSRREEVERDSEMETESEDERDIEYDLSNMEITEELRQYFEQTERHREELRKQQQLEAEHQATYVEADHDLHLSTGRSVQPPSEKPGKRRVAEMKKLYGVSASKIQAMETSMQLSFDRNCDKKQPKYWPIIPLKL